A segment of the Candidatus Effluviviaceae Genus V sp. genome:
TGGCGCACGTAAGCAGGTGACTCGGGCGACGACGACTCGTAGAAGGTGCCGACCATCGGCGAGACGATCGGTACGAGGTCCGAGTCCTCTCCCGGCTCGGCTTCGGCCGCGGCCGGAGCCGGCGCGGGCGAAGGCGCGGCGACCGGGGGCGCCGCAGGAACGGCCGCAGGTACGTCAGGGGCCGCCGTCCGGCTCCCCTTGACGATCCGCACGGAGGAGAACAGGTTTCTGATCGAGAGCTCCGTCACCTCGCTGTCCTCGACCAGTCTGATCAGTTCCTCGAGCTGCTTCCTGTCCATCCGGCCTCCAGATCGGTGCTCTTGCCTAGACCCTCGAGACGTACTCACCGGTCCTGGTGTCGATGCGAAGGACGTCGCCCTCCTCGATGAAGAGCGGCACCTGGATGACGGCGCCCGTCTCCATCGTCGCGGGCTTCGTGCCGCCCGAGACCGTGTCACCCTTGACGCCGGGGTCCGTTTTCTTGACAGCAAGCTCAACATGGGTCGGGAGCTCTATGATGATGGGCTCCGCGCCCTCGAACAGCATCTCGACCTCGAGATTCTCCTTGAGGTAGGCGGCGTTGTCGCCGACGGTCTCCGGCGGCAGGTCCAGCTGCTCGAACGTGTCCATCTTCATGAAGTGGAAGAAGTCATCCCTGTAGAGGAACTGGACCTTCGATCGCTCGAGGCGGACGTCGTCGACCTTCTCCCCGGCCCGCCAGGTGACGTCGAGGACCTTGCCGGTCTTGATCTCCTTGAGCTTGCTTCTGACGAACGCGCTGCCCTTGCCCGGCTTGACATGAAGGAACTCGACGATCGAGTAGAGCTTTCCGTCCTTGCGGATGACCATTCCGTTGTAGAAGTCGTTGCTGGTAGCCATGTTCTTCCGGTTCCTTGCGCGGTTGCTGTGCCTGTTCCTGAACAGATGAACGATACTAGGGAACGCCCGGACCGTCAACTCCGTTGTCCCCGTCGCCGACGCGGGTTCCGATGCCCGTGAGGCTCCGCCGAACGGAGAGACCGCCGGGCGTATCCGGCGGCCGCTATCCTCCGGGCGTGATGCCCGGGACCTCTATCGCCCGGCCGATGCCGCCTCGCCCGCGAGCTCGGCGTCGGCGGAGCGCTTCCTGTAGGTCTCGAGGCGCTCTCTGGCCTTCCTGTCGTCCGGGTCCCGTTCCACAAGCATCTCGCAGACGCCGATGGCGCGTTGCAGGAGACCCTGCCTGGCGTAGATCTCCGCCAGCGTCAGCGTGGCGATGCCGCCCTCCGGAGGCGACTGGCCGGGTCCGCGCGGCTCAAGGAAGAGCTCCGAGAGATGAGCGAGTTCCTCGGAGAGCGTCCCGGCGTGGGGCGGCTCCGGCTCCTCGACTGGAGGTGGGGCCGGCGCGTCGCTGCGGCTCTCATCGAGGGCCGCCATCGCCTCGAGGTTCTCAGGGTCGAGTGTCAGGGCGTCTCGGTAGGTCCGGCGCGCGCCCTCGGTATCCCCCGTGTCGCTCAGCGCGCGGGCCAGCGCGATCCGCACGGCGACGTGCCGCGGCAGCGCCCCGGCGGCCTCTCTGGCCACCCGCACGGCGTCTTCCGGACGTCCCTGAAGACGATACGCCTCGGCAAGTGACGCCGCCGTCCGGCCGCGTCCCTCCGCCTCCTGAAGCTCCTCCAGGTGCGCTACGACACCGTTCAACGACTCGGGTTCGAGCGTCATGGCAACATGTTCCCACAGTGTGCCGGGTTGAAGCACGACCGGGTCCCTGACCGCCCGGCGGAAGATATCAGAACGGCTTCGCTTTGTCAAGGTTGCCGGGTTGTCGTCAGTCCCCGGTCCGGAAGGTCCTGACAATGGCCTCCAGGTTCCGCATCAGGGCCGTCTTGTCGAAGCTCGGGGCGAAGAGACTTGCGTCGACCAGGTAGACCCTCCCCTGTTCCGGCACGGCGAAGCAGTACGAGACGAACGGACCTCCGCCGACCAGCTCCGTGTTGGCCCACCATCCTCTGAGCCGCACGGCCCGCCGACCGGCCAGGCGGGCCGTCTCTGCAGAGAACGGTCGCCTTCGTTCGATCTCGTCTCCGTCCAGGTACTTCACCGACAGTTCCTGGCGCCAGGCCGTTGCGGCATCCTCGGTCACGTCGGCTGCGTCTCCCTGCCTCCAGGCGACGAACACCGTTCTGTCGGGTCTCGTGCGGCGGAAGAAAGCGAACGGTTCGCCCTCCTGCGTCGTGAACAGCTCATACTGGTCGGGCAGGCAAAGCGACCACCCGAATCGCTCGATGAGGGCCGCGGCCCTCCGGTCCGCCTCCCCTGTCGAGCAGAGGTTCCGGGCGAGTCGACGCTCCGAGACGAGTTCGATCTCCAAGATGATCCCCGCGGCGCGCTCTTTGAGAAAGGCCACGACCGACTTCTCGTCCGGGCCGACGACCGCCGCGGCCACCTGTCCCTCGGCCCACACATCGGTTGCGATGACGAACTCCGGGGGCGCGCCCCGCTCGAGGCCTTCGAACCGCCGCTCGGCGAACGCGCCGAGTTCGTCCTCCCAGGTGCCCACCAGCAGGAGGTGTCGCCGGTTGGTGACGCGCTTGATCTGGTCGAGCGTCCGGACCGTCGATGCGAACACGGGCTCGTCGAGCAGCCAGGCGACGGGTTGCTCGGCCACCCCGACGGCCGTTCGCACAAGACGGTCGGACGCGCCTCCGGCGGTCACGATGACGAGGTCGTCGCTCTCGCCGACCGCCGAGATCGTGGGGCCGGAACAGGACACCATCAACAGGAGGGCCGGCAGCAGACAGATGATGCGTCTCATGGTTCTACTCCTTGTCCCCGAAGAGGTCGCGCCACGAGAGCAGCCGCGCTCCCGGCGGGACGGGAAGCGCATGCCGCCCGCGGTCGACGCCCTCGGCCGCACGGAACGTCTCGAACTCGAGCCTCATCCGCGTCTCGTTCGTTGTGCCCTCGCGGGCCACGACGCTCATGACCCTCGGACACGGCGGGGCGTCCTTCCACCCGTGTCCCTCGTAGCGGATCGTCACCTCGTCGAACGCGTCCGGGTCGCCTGCTCTGATGCCTGTGACGACCCCGCTTTCGCCGGCCATGGTGAGCTCGATCGGCGATCCGCCGAGGGTGCCCCGAAGCACCAGCGCATCGCCCTCGGTCCTGATCATCGCCCCTTCGATCGACTCGACGAGAGAGGCGTCCGGAAACCCGGTCGCGAGCGAGGCCGCGCCCTCGAGGGCGGGGAAACCGAAGATCTGATCGAAGCAGCCTCGCACCTCGATCACCCGCGCCGGGAAGTAGGCTCTCGCACACGCGCCCTCGACGAGGATGAGCGAGTTGAGGGCGCTTCCGAACCCCACGAGGTCGGGACGGATGTCGAGCCGGAGCCACGACGGTCCGCTCTGGAGGAGCGCGAACCCGAAGCGCAGGGTTCTCCCGGAGACCGTCATCTGTCCTGTACCGGTCGCTCTGACTGCCTCGACGTCTGACAGCGGCTCGTAGATCCTCTCCGCGAGGTCGCTGAGCTCGACGTCATCGAGGGGCCTGAGCGCGCCGGGCGGCGGGCCGCATCCGGTGCAGACGAGCGCGGCGATGAACGCCGTCGCGATCAGGAGCGCGGCTCTCACCTGGGGTCCTCCTGGTCGTCCGTCCGGCGTGCGCGCTCACGCATCGCCCGCGCCTCATCGACGCGGCCGGTGTGTTCGTAGGCGTCGGCCAGGTGTTCGAAGATGACGGGGTCCTCGGCCCCCGCCTCGATCGCACGTTCGAGCTCGCGGACCGCGTCCTCGTAACGACCGAGCTTGTAGTAGACCCACCCGAGAGTGTCCAGGATACGGGGGTCGTCGGGTTCGAGCGCGACGGCCTTCCGAGCGTACCGGAGGGCGTCGTCAAGTCTGGTTCCCCACTCCGCGAGTGTGTAGGCCACGAAGTTGAGTGCCGGGACCGATTCCGGGTTCTCCTCGAGCACCTGCTCGTAGACCCCGATGGCCGCCGTGGAGTCGCCGGCAGCGAAGAGGATCGATGCCCTGGCGTTGACGACGGCCTCGGACATGCCGTCACGCTCGGTGACCTCGTCCAACACCTCGAGGGCGCGCTCCGGGCGTCCCAGCTCGGAGTATCCCCGGGCGAGCGCTATGTACTCCGACTCCGAGGCTCCGCTTCCGAGGAACCGCTCCAGCAGTCTGACGCCCTCCTCCGTGTGCCCGCTGGCCAGAAGAAGCCGCGAGAGGAGTCCCGCGACGGACGGGTTGGTAGGGTCCAGATGGTGAGAACGCCGGAGCTCGGCGAGCGCCTCGTCGACGCGGTCGAGCAGCAGCAGCGTGCGGGCATGTTCGAATGCGATGTCGGCCGCGAGGGAGTCCTCGGCCGCCCTCTCCGCGAGCAGCGCCTCGGCTTCCTCGGCCCTGTCCTGACCGACGAGGGCGCCCGCCAGGAGAACCGTGATCCGGCGCGGCGGGTCTCCACGTTCGGTCAGAGCCACCAGGAGCGACTCCGCGACCGCCGGCCGCTCGTCCGCCAGCTCGATCCTCGCGCGAAGCGCCACGACCTCGAGATCCTCCGGGCAGCGCTCCTCAGCCTCGAGTGCGGCCTCCCTCGCCTCATCGAGCCGTCTCATCGAGAGAAGCACTCTGGCGATCGCGGCGCGGGTCTCACAGTGACCGGGCTCGACGGACTCCGCGCGCCGGTACTGCACGAGCGCGCTCGAGTAGAGCCCCTCGAGCTCCATCAGCCTGGCGATACTGTAGCGGCTGAAGAACTCCGATGCCCGTTCGACGCGCACCGCCGTCGGCAGGGCGACGGCCGAGGCCCCGGCCGCCGGAAGAAGAGCGGCCAGGAGAACGAGTGCTGAGAACCGCGTGTTCCTTCTCATGCTGTCTCCAATGGAAAACACCGCGTCATGAAGCCGCCGGAGTGTACCACGTCCGAGGCCTCGTCACAAACTGCCGGACGTCCTACGCTTTGACCGGGCTACGGGGGCGTGCTATGTTGAATGTTGACGTTGCGAACGGCGTCGTATTCGCTGGGTCATAGCGCTCGGCTTCGACCGTGCTCGAGCAGCGTGAGGGAGGAACATCATGGCTCGATGGCGTATCGGACTCGTGCTCGTCTTACTCGTGGCCGTCGCCGCGATGACGGGCTGCTACACCGTCCTCCGTCATCCGACCGGAACGCAGGCAGTCGAGGCGGGCGGCTACTACCGGTCGTGCGCCGACTGCCACGCGAACGCCGCCTACTACCACCCCTACTACAGCTACGGCAGATCGCACACGTGGTGGAGCGGCTACTACGGGTATCCCTGGTGGT
Coding sequences within it:
- the accB gene encoding acetyl-CoA carboxylase biotin carboxyl carrier protein — translated: MDRKQLEELIRLVEDSEVTELSIRNLFSSVRIVKGSRTAAPDVPAAVPAAPPVAAPSPAPAPAAAEAEPGEDSDLVPIVSPMVGTFYESSSPESPAYVRQGDRVSKGQVVCIVEAMKLMNEIESEVSGTVARIEVENAQPVEYGQTLFLVQPD
- the efp gene encoding elongation factor P, with the protein product MATSNDFYNGMVIRKDGKLYSIVEFLHVKPGKGSAFVRSKLKEIKTGKVLDVTWRAGEKVDDVRLERSKVQFLYRDDFFHFMKMDTFEQLDLPPETVGDNAAYLKENLEVEMLFEGAEPIIIELPTHVELAVKKTDPGVKGDTVSGGTKPATMETGAVIQVPLFIEEGDVLRIDTRTGEYVSRV
- a CDS encoding tetratricopeptide repeat protein; protein product: MTLEPESLNGVVAHLEELQEAEGRGRTAASLAEAYRLQGRPEDAVRVAREAAGALPRHVAVRIALARALSDTGDTEGARRTYRDALTLDPENLEAMAALDESRSDAPAPPPVEEPEPPHAGTLSEELAHLSELFLEPRGPGQSPPEGGIATLTLAEIYARQGLLQRAIGVCEMLVERDPDDRKARERLETYRKRSADAELAGEAASAGR
- a CDS encoding DUF4837 family protein, translating into MRFPSRRERGCSRGATSSGTRSRTMRRIICLLPALLLMVSCSGPTISAVGESDDLVIVTAGGASDRLVRTAVGVAEQPVAWLLDEPVFASTVRTLDQIKRVTNRRHLLLVGTWEDELGAFAERRFEGLERGAPPEFVIATDVWAEGQVAAAVVGPDEKSVVAFLKERAAGIILEIELVSERRLARNLCSTGEADRRAAALIERFGWSLCLPDQYELFTTQEGEPFAFFRRTRPDRTVFVAWRQGDAADVTEDAATAWRQELSVKYLDGDEIERRRPFSAETARLAGRRAVRLRGWWANTELVGGGPFVSYCFAVPEQGRVYLVDASLFAPSFDKTALMRNLEAIVRTFRTGD
- a CDS encoding tetratricopeptide repeat protein, which gives rise to MRRNTRFSALVLLAALLPAAGASAVALPTAVRVERASEFFSRYSIARLMELEGLYSSALVQYRRAESVEPGHCETRAAIARVLLSMRRLDEAREAALEAEERCPEDLEVVALRARIELADERPAVAESLLVALTERGDPPRRITVLLAGALVGQDRAEEAEALLAERAAEDSLAADIAFEHARTLLLLDRVDEALAELRRSHHLDPTNPSVAGLLSRLLLASGHTEEGVRLLERFLGSGASESEYIALARGYSELGRPERALEVLDEVTERDGMSEAVVNARASILFAAGDSTAAIGVYEQVLEENPESVPALNFVAYTLAEWGTRLDDALRYARKAVALEPDDPRILDTLGWVYYKLGRYEDAVRELERAIEAGAEDPVIFEHLADAYEHTGRVDEARAMRERARRTDDQEDPR